The DNA region aagtcacagacaggtcatgggcaatacacaaaaattcaggggaGCCCGTAACTTGTctgtgactttactaaaaataacagaggcagggctggggtagaaATGACAGCTGGAGTCCCATGGTCTGGGACTGACAGGCCAAGCCGCACTGCCATGTTGGGAGGATGGGTGACACAGCCATGTGGAGGCATATCGCACAGGCTCCATCCCAGCtacactgctccagccctggccaaAGGCGCTGAGGGGCATGTggacagcccttgaggggagcaTGGCCCTGGCTGCATTCTCGGCCACAGGGCAGGAGcgcacagccccagctgcaacCATGGCTGTGGGATGGTGTGCACAGCCCCGGCTGCAGCAACGGAGGGTGtgcacagctccagccccagcggAAGCTCTGGTGGGGAGGGCATGAagtcctggttccagcccagcCACATGGAGAGGAATGTCAcacagtcctggctccagccagctgTAGGGAAGAGGAGCATAGGTCCAGCTCCAGTGACAGCTGCAGCCATGCAAGGCAGGGGCGTACAATCCTGGCTCCAGCTGCGTCTCCAGCCCTGACTTCAGCTGCTGATAGCTGAAGCTGAAGAAGTCAGGGAGGTCAggtaaagtcacggaatccgttcCTGCCATGTCCACATCGTATCCTTAATCATGAACTACAATTGCTGTGGCAATCAGCACTTTCACACTTAATGGAATGAAGTCTGGATTGCCAGAAAGATAATGCAAGTGAATTAATGTTAAGCAGTGAAATATTAAACTTCATAGGACTAATTTAATACGCCatcaaaaacaatgtaaagagAATTTTAACATTGCAGTTAAGCACCTGCATCAGGAGATGTCAAAGTTAAGGTTGCTCCCTCCTTCTGCCTCTGTATTATGATTAGATTTGGAAGGATTAtatttttgttggtaaatgtcagtaaaaacTGAGTtcactatacacacacaaaatatttccattgatgatgatcaaaatgtacagctaggcaaagtaagaaaagtgcTGCATGAGAACTTAgagtttaaggatatttactgtgTGTATTTCAATATGTGATGATAGTTTGTATTGTAAggattataaagctttaactttttgaatctcaataaTCTGTCACTATATAATTACTGTCTGACccctcccataatttcctgcaactgtgaaaatttaaattgagaatctaaaaattcttaaaaataaaccaatattATCGATCAaaattatgatacagtctttaatcacATGAACTCATACCATTTAAAAAGTTGGGAAAATGGTTTGCTTTCCTCCTTTCGCAAAAACTGCTGAAATGTTTTTGCTCAAAATTTCCAGTATAATTAATAATCAAGCAGAAGCCATGTCTGGAAAAGAGTTTGAAAGgtgaaacttttgaaaaatgagtAACTGAAACTTGAGGTTAGACTGGAACTGGCTATAAAATCTTGACTCTAGTGGTCAGCTTCACTTTAATTCAGCTATGGTAAATAAATGCTTTATTATATATAATTTAGAGAAGTTATATAATAATCAACTCTCTCTTTGTGTTAAAGTTCATTTTGTGGTAAAGAAGATACAGGAGCCTAAAAAAACTGTTTCAAAGAACTCAGAACATAACTTTCAACCAGAAACCTTAGGATTCAGTGCAGTGGATGCAAACATTGGGAACTGGGATCCATCTGCATGTTGTCCTTACCAGCCATCTTGTGAATTTTCATCAAGAAACACAGCATGTCCTTCAGGAGGTCACTTTCAGAGGGTGTTGGCATTCCCTCAATATGTCAGTAACTGTGCTGAAACTTCTGAATCCTTTTGTCAAAGTAAACCTTTGACTCGAAGTGCACAACAGGGGGGATATACCAACACACCAGTTTCTCTTGTGCTGCAAAGAAAAGTTCCTTCTGATAATGGAATTGGGAGATTTATGCCCCGAACAACTCAACTGCAAGAgcgaaagagaaagagagaccaaGGCAATcaaattgacttcattggagtagACTCAGATAGTACCAAAGTCATTATTGGTCCACAGCTACCAGAAATACCAAAAGTGGACATGGATGATGATTCATTGAATACTTCAGCAAGTTTAATTCGAAATAAACTTACAGAGGTATGctctcttaaaacaaaacaaaacaaaaaaaccttctaaTTTTGATTTTCAAACATATGTTTATATTCTCATTcattaaaaattggtttaaagTTTATTTATGGGGCCATACAGGAGCTTACCTCAACATATAGGATATTTTCCCAGCAATTTGATAATAATGGGGCCTAATTCTGAGAAGTACGAGCACCCataatgcccattgaagtcagtcacAGGTTCTCGTctcctctcaggatcaggccaaaTGTCAAAAAAGCACCTAAAaccaaagtgttttttttaaccctctaATCATAATACTTTGATTCATTTTGATACCCACTTTGTGCTGTTgaagtattttcattttatacagttttgttttttatgccTCTGTCAGTTTTGGAAATAAAAGTAACATCAAGGTACTGCTCATTTTCCATATTCATTCATTCTCCCCACATACCTCACTTTTCCTTGCAGTTGAGAGTATCTAAAGCAGCTGACCTCATATTTGGATTTGAGGTCTTCATAATGTTGGACTTAGACTCTGAAGAATTTAACACAGTCTTGTTTATGGCAGACTGCATGGCATCATTTAAATCTCTGCTGTCTGATTTAGTTTGAATTCATTTTGAATGAAACAAAAGCATACAGATGCTGTGAACTGTCTTACtagaatttccttttgtttgcctTTTAATTATTTGAAACTTATTTATATCTTCTTCATTGATGTTGCAAACTGCCTCAGGTGAAATATTTTATCTGAACAGCTATATTACCATCAGGGGTTCaggattattttaattttctgcgAACAGTAAAGGGGTTAAACAAATAGGAAAGCTTAAGCTAGCTCCGGTGCTGAAGTTACGCAAAAATATAGTTAGAATTGCCAATTCtaaattaatgaataaataaatggacTGATAGATTAGTCTGTCTTCCTCCAATTAATATGATTAAATGAGATCTAAAGGAAACATTCTGGGAAATCAGTTTGCCTGATATTAGAGCTTAATGGATACCTTTCCACATTTCTTTGGAGACTATAAGGGACTGGCATGAAACAAACCaatgttttgacaaaatatttggGTTCATTTTATTCCAAACTACCTACTTTATTCCtgatttcaaaatgcaaaaagcaTTCCTTCTTGGAATGTACaacttttaaaatgcagtttagtAATGGCTGTTTAGGGCCAGATGCTGATACTTGTACTCACATTTCAGTTCACAAGTGGACTAATTTACTTCTGTAGATACTACCTGTAGCTTTACGCCAACTCTTGATTCAAAAtgaacaaacattttcagtttcagaGTTTACACTGATATTGCTGCACTTAGATTGCAGGTTGTATGCAGTCTGGCAGTCGAATTTGAAGAAAAGCATTTGTAAACTAAACAAACTTGTTATGGAATCAGAGATTAAATGTGGCCCTCCAAATGCCATGTGTAGAGTCACTTTTCATAGTACAGTAGCCCTTTAATCAGAACTGTAATACTGTAAGGTAACGTGCACtagtaaacatttttcttttactaataTACTATTGTATTTAGTAGGCTTAAGTTAAGACAATCAAGAAACACAGACCACTACCTTCAATACAGAAAGCTATGTAGATTTGAAGGGGCTCAACTGCAACTAAATTGCTAAATCAATTAATGACTCACACatcaccttaaaaaaaacaacccactttATTCTAAAGCACTTGTTCTTTTTCCATATTACAGTTTTAGTTGCAGGTGGCTAAATTATACTTTGACATTCCTCTATTGTTGATGCACATAATGAAAGTGTACAACATTCTATCATTACCAAACCTTCAAAATCAATTATTTGTTAAAATACAGCAAGTTGTAGGTTTCTGATTCACTTGCTTGTTGATGCTGTACTGTGTTCCCAGTATTCCATATTGTCATTCTAAgaattaaaaatgttctttaatttGTCTTTGTGCATAACATTCACTTACAACTCTGTGTGGTGGAAAGTCTGTAATACAATTGGAATGAACAAATACTGTACACTGTACTGCTTCTAAAATTCAAATACTGAAGTTACATAAACATCTAGGGACATTGATTCTAAAAGCAACAGAAGCAGGAATAATTACAATTTACTGATTTTggactttttcctttttaaactagGTAGCAGTTTCTGTTCCAAAATCATTTGGGGAAAAGCCTGAGGATACTCAAACAAAGCAACCGCTAAAGCAGAGAAGAAGAATATAGATATCCCTGGCAGCATCTTTGATGATCATCTGCGTTTAAAGGATGTAATttcaattgttttttatttttgtaatgtcaaaggtaaagaaatattaaaattgtcTGTATATTATGTATTTTCTAGCAGTAGCATAAACATTCCTGATTATAAATCTTGTATTTTTTGACATTCAATTAAACAAATGTCTAATTAGTAGCATTCTTGTATCTCAGTAGCCAGACACACAGATAATATTTTATACCTCATGAAACACTAACTCCTTTAAAAGCCATTTGTTATCCTCTTACCCATTTTTTCAGTAGCAGGTATACTGAAGTTAAGGAATGCCGAGATGCAGTATTAAAGTAAGAGTTCTGACTTGCTGCTGTTTTTACTGTCTTAAGAAAACTGATGCAGAGAAACTGTCTTTTACTGCAGTTTTCCAGTAGCAGAGCTACATATCACCAGTTTCTCGGAATGCCTGCATTTCAAATGCCATGCTGCTCTATAAAAGAAAGAAGACACAACATGACAAAAtagttgtaaaataaaataagttagtTAAACTAGTTTAAGAAAGGATGAAAGGTATTCAGAAAATAATAGTGCTAAATTGAGGCTTGTAAGAGTAAACAAATGACTGAACATTTGAAAACATCTTTCCAGTTCCTCAGATGCCACCTGGCACTTTGATAATggaaattaaatgtaaatagCTTCATGGCTGAGAACTTAAGTCAGAACATTCAAAGTGATGTATCCTTTGGGAAACCAAAGGATACTTATATATAGTTATAACCAGATATACTACTACTGGGAATATCCTGATTTTTGAACATCTGAAGTTAAAAGCAAAGGCTGCATTGAGAATGGTGTCCTGCCTTcgcttaagaaaaataaaaataatgaggtGCTTGtgttggtgggttgttttttaatGCTACAGGACAATAAAGAGCATATCCAAACTTCTTCTGGGACTGCAACTGCAGGGTAATATGCACTAGAGTGTTCTCGTTTTCTACTGGAGCCCTGGTTTCCCTTTTAAAAACGTACATGTTTGTAGGGCACAGTACACAAAGCATAGAAGCTGCGAGCATGTAACAGTTGATCTGAATCTTCAACAAGACCATGGTTTAATAACGAGAGCAGAGTAGGAGTTAGTCtggattttcagtccaattttgtCACCAACTGTATATGAagttggacaagtcacttaactgtcTAATGCCTTTGGTTCCCCTATCTCTAAAATTAAGATAAATACTACAGCTGGGCAGAGGATAGTAGTAATGCTAATCCTCTTTCATGATGGATTTCAAAAGTTGGTTTTGTTCTGAGGAAAACAGAATCCAAGCTCTTCCTGAGCTGCCTGGTGAGCAGTTCTGGGAATTGGGGCTGTGGAGGAGCCAGGCTCCTAAgagccccagcactgggacagTGTGCTTGGCTGGCTGTCCTGGGCGGGGATCCTGGAAGCCCTGGAGCTGCAAGGAAGTGTTTGTGTAGGTTTTCCTATGATAGACAGACATAAATCCAGCATGGGCACATGAATATCTTACAACTGGAGATCTGGAAATTCTCAAAGAACTGTGAATGTATGTATTGTGTTAAGCTTTCAAGGCAATAATTAGGCTGACGggcagtattgtcccaagttatttaatttttttacatgcAAAAATGATTTAATACCTTGATGTCTGGCAAACATGGTCCAAATGCTTCCAAGAGAAGATTTTCATCTCTTACAGCTTTTTCAAAATCTGTGTAAGAGAGCTTGCCATCATGATCATAGTCCTAGGAAAGGAGGATAAGCATTATTGGTCAAAAGcggttacttaccttacagtaactgtgcTAATGctataaaataatttaatctttgAGTGACTGTCGAGTTGGATTCCATTCTTGGCGTGTATGCATACATGATCAGATTCATTTGGCCAGCAGTTTCTGTTGGGGGGCCTCACTTGCACCCTATATGTTCTCATATCCCCCACTTGATTGCATAAAGGGCAGAGTTGGCCAACTGTCATGAGCTGGCCTGTCTTTGGCCAACACAGAATCTCAGAGGAATAGGAATCCAGAGTAGCAGGGAAGGAAAGCCCATCATGGAATCTGTATGGAcagtacatctcaaagaaccacagttactataAAGTAAAATACTTGTTCTAGGAATTGTCCACATGAATTCCACTTTTGGTAATTAATATGCAGTGCTCTGATTGCTTTGAGATGGGTTTTAGGAGTCCTGTTTAAACAGGACAGCTCTACCAACACAGGTGTTCACTCTGGAAGCCTCTAGCAAAGAAGAGCATTTTATAAATATGTGGTGTGAACTCCGCATAGCTGCCTTACAAATTTCAGAAACAGGGACATTCTTCTAACTGGCAGCAGAGGCTGCCTGAGCTCTAATGGAATGAGCTCTAAGGTGACTAGGTAAATCTAACTTGGCTAGCTTATGATGCTTTCTTATACAAGTGGAGACCCATTTTGTTAATCTCTGTAAGGATACAGTCTGACCTGTAACTCTCTCAGTCTAGGTGTGTTCTTCAATGATTTTGACCTGTTAAGGTAGTGTAATAATGACCTTACTACATCACATGTGTGATGTTTAGCTTCCTCCACATTTGAGTGAGAAAACTGGGAGATGAATTGGTTCATGTGGAAGTCTGACACAACTTTGGGCAGCAACCTGGCATGAAGCCTGAGAGTGACcctgtccttatgaaacacttTATAAGGGAGAGCCGCCCTGAGAGTTCCTACTCTTCAAGCTGATGCAATAATGGTTACTAAAAAGGCAGGCTTCATAGACAGGGAAAATCTAGGGAACAGGCTGCTAAGGGCTCAAAGTGGGAGAGGGGCAATCATCCTTGCTAATACTATACTGAAGTCACAAGAAGGAGAGGGGCTTCTGACCTGGAGAAAAAAACATGGGTTAGTCCCTTAAGGAATCTCACAACTGTACAGTGAGAAGGCCCTGGATAGGAGGGTGATGTACAGAGATTGCTGATAGATGGACCTTTATGGAACTAATAGAAAGAGTGGTTTCAGGGTTAATAAATACTCCAGTATTGCTTGAAATTGGTGTTGTCAAAAGGAGACAGCTGTGATTCTGAAATGCACAATTGAAAACCTTTTCTACTTAGCTGTATAAGTtagtctagttcaggggtcggcaacgtgACACGCGAGCCGATTTTGAGCAGCACGCAGCCGCCTGCCGCAGTCctggccccccagccccactcagcgcCCCCGCCCTGCcgcccaccgctctcccctgTAGGGGCTGGAGGCACAAGCTTGATTCTGTGGCAGCCtagcttccccttcccctgcttcttcccccagcgtggtgctttcctgccccgccccctctccatCCCTGCGCCAATCAGCAGATGGCcctagcaagggggaggggggaagagcggCAGCCTGTATGCAGCTACATAGAAGatgcagagagaggcaggaacggagccttggggaagggggggaacagGGCATAtttccaggcccctgccctgagctgctcagggcagggagcaccCCTACAAACCGAgtaccccagccccctgtcctgatCCCCGAACACAcactcagctttctgccctgaagCCCCCatactccccagccctctgccctgacccttgaaccccccccacccagcctttTGCTCTGCACCCCCtatacccccagccctctgccctgaccccaccacacacactcagctttctgccctgcagctcccataccccccagccctctgccctgaccccaccacacacactcagctttctgccctgcagctcccataccccccagccctctgccctgaccccaccacacacactcagctttctgccctgcagctcccataccccccagtcctctgccctgacccttgaactcccccacacacccagccttctgccctgcaccctccacacccctcagccctgaacccccccacacccatccctctgccctgcacccgccccacacacacccagccctctgtcctgacccccccacacacacccagccttctgccctacacccgcacacaccccagccctctgccctgacccgtGAACCTCCCCTAaccaggtctggggtcccggccgcaggccctgctcagtccactgccggcctaggtgaacagaaccccaggctggcagtgagctgagcaggctggcgcgTAAGATCAGCACTTTAATTTTAAaggacgcttcttaaacattttgaaaacattgtttactttacatacaatagtttagttatataacagacttatagaaagagaccttctaaaaatgttaaaatgtattactggcccgcGACaccgtaaattagagtgaataaatgaagactcggcacagcacttctgaaaggttgccgacccctggtctagttgAATCTTTCCTGCTTTGGAACAGACTGTACTGAACTCCAACTAAACAGCTTCTTTCAATGGATGTGATCAGCCAGCATTCAGGCTGTAAAATGTAACAATGCTGGGTCCTGTAGTATGAGCTGATCATTGTTCTGCCAAACTCAGGCAACATAcctggttgagaggttcaccagATTTGAATACCAGAACTGCCTAGCCCATGCTGGGGCTATACTGATCATCAATCCAGCATCTTGTCTCAGGACACTCTATcatcctcaggtgtttccaagtttgttgttgtagggagagcgaggtaccatcatgatgtcatttcccccttttgtaTCTTCTTcacacttgctggaaagctcttttgctgtaacctgggtcaaacagttc from Chelonoidis abingdonii isolate Lonesome George chromosome 2, CheloAbing_2.0, whole genome shotgun sequence includes:
- the RBM48 gene encoding RNA-binding protein 48, with translation MAAPGDGVGGVCKHHAQQNVCDSRAKYREGRRPRAVKVYTVNLESRYLLIQGVPALGVMKELVEQFALYGAIEEYNALDEYPAEQFTEVYLIKFQKLQSARVAKRKLDERSFFGSLLHVCYAPEFETVQETREKLQDRRKYIARATSNKVHFVVKKIQEPKKTVSKNSEHNFQPETLGFSAVDANIGNWDPSACCPYQPSCEFSSRNTACPSGGHFQRVLAFPQYVSNCAETSESFCQSKPLTRSAQQGGYTNTPVSLVLQRKVPSDNGIGRFMPRTTQLQERKRKRDQGNQIDFIGVDSDSTKVIIGPQLPEIPKVDMDDDSLNTSASLIRNKLTEVAVSVPKSFGEKPEDTQTKQPLKQRRRI